In Drosophila santomea strain STO CAGO 1482 chromosome 2L, Prin_Dsan_1.1, whole genome shotgun sequence, a single window of DNA contains:
- the LOC120458616 gene encoding tumor suppressor candidate 3 — protein MRLLHKTLLSGLLVVAIFAIYAAAQTKSKTGLSLSEKVQNLVDMNAKKPLLRFNGPKFREYVKSAPRNYSMIVMLTALAPSRQCQICRHAHDEFAIVANSYRFSSTYSNKLFFAMVDFDDGSEVFQLLRLNTAPVFMHFPAKGKPKGADTMDIHRVGFAADSIAKFVAERTDITIRIFRPPNYSGTVAMITLVALVGSFLYIRRNNLEFLYNKNLWGAIAVFFCFAMISGQMWNHIRGPPLVHKSQNGGVAYIHGSSQGQLVVETYIVMFLNAMIVLGIILLIESGTPKVHNKNKMMAMTGLVLVTVFFSFLLSVFRSKAQGYPYSFLFK, from the exons ATGAGACTGCTGCACAAGACGCTGCTCAGCGGTCTGCTGGTGGTGGCGATATTCGCTATTTACGCTGCCGCGCAGACAAAATCAAAG ACGGGACTCTCGCTGTCGGAAAAAGTACAAAACCTGGTGGACATGAACGCAAAGAAGCCGCTGCTCCGCTTCAATGGACCCAAGTTCCGGGAGTACGTGAAGAGTGCACCCCGGAATTACTCCATGATCGTAATGCTCACCGCACTGGCTCCATCGAGACAGTGCCAGATCTGTAGGCACGCCCACGACGAATTCGCCATCGTGGCCAACTCGTACCGCTTCTCCTCGACTTACTCCAACAAATTATTCTTTGCCATGGTTGATTTCGATGATGGCTCCGAGGTTTTCCAACTTCTGCGCCTGAACACCGCCCCGGTGTTCATGCATTTCCCGGCCAAGGGCAAGCCAAAGGGAGCTGACACCATGGATATCCATCGGGTCGGCTTTGCCGCCGATTCTATTGCGAAATTCGTGGCCGAGCGAACGGACATCACCATCCGCATCTTCCGTCCGCCAAACTATTCGGGCACCGTGGCAATGATCACATTGGTGGCCCTGGTGGGCAGTTTCCTCTACATTCGGCGGAATAACTTGGAGTTCTTATACAACAAGAACCTGTGGGGTGCCATCGCAGTATTCTTCTGCTTCGCCATGATCTCGGGCCAAATGTGGAACCATATCCGTGGACCGCCGCTGGTGCACAAGTCGCAAAATGGTGGCGTGGCCTACATCCACGGCTCCTCACAGGGTCAGCTGGTGGTGGAGACCTATATCGTCATGTTCCTGA ATGCGATGATTGTGCTGGGCATAATTCTGCTGATTGAATCGGGAACACCAAAGGTccacaacaagaacaagatGATGGCGATGACTGGTTTGGTGCTCGTCACTGTGTTCTTCTCCTTCCTGCTGTCCGTTTTTCGTTCAAAGGCGCAGGGCTATCCCTATAG TTTCTTGTTCAAATAG
- the LOC120458617 gene encoding polyprenol reductase, with protein MAAPENGILEVLENLLDRYKINLLQMMFGTFIATIVFFGGLMTFVEKYLPNSIRQSFRYGKHSFQGETDPLVAWLEVPKSWFKHFYVFALFWSWLAFYILVSTVREQKEAPEYVLLFLDIMGGGRTHRKVEIDSTTACVGALMLTLQCTRRFYETNFVQIFSKKSKINLSHYAVGYVHYFGAIIALLSNTSGFVRGTKPMEFSLDKLTSQQILYLVIFFVAWQQQYASNIILVNLRKDPRTGSVKTEKHLLPKGGLFNVLSSPHMFLEVVMYFCIADLYMPVRIWRLIFLWVASNQTINALLTHKWYRETFREYPKNRRAIIPFLL; from the coding sequence ATGGCGGCACCCGAAAATGGGATCCTTGAGGTCCTCGAAAACCTACTTGACCGGTACAAAATCAACCTGCTGCAAATGATGTTCGGCACTTTCATCGCCACGATCGTGTTCTTTGGCGGACTGATGACTTTCGTGGAGAAGTACCTGCCCAATAGCATTCGCCAATCCTTTCGGTATGGCAAGCACAGTTTCCAGGGCGAAACGGATCCATTGGTGGCCTGGCTGGAGGTGCCGAAATCGTGGTTTAAGCATTTCTACGTCTTTGCCCTGTTTTGGAGCTGGCTGGCATTCTACATACTCGTCTCCACTGTCCGGGAGCAAAAGGAGGCGCCGGAATATGTCCTGCTATTCCTGGACATCATGGGCGGCGGACGGACGCACCGGAAGGTGGAGATCGACTCAACAACTGCCTGTGTCGGCGCACTCATGCTCACGTTGCAGTGCACCCGGCGTTTTTACGAGACCAACTTTGTGCAGATCTTCTCCAAGAAGAGCAAGATCAATCTGTCCCACTATGCCGTGGGCTATGTGCACTACTTTGGCGCCATTATAGCATTACTGTCCAATACCTCCGGCTTTGTGCGCGGCACCAAGCCTATGGAGTTTAGCCTGGACAAGCTGACAAGCCAGCAAATACTCTACCTCGTCATCTTCTTTGTCGCCTGGCAGCAGCAGTATGCCAGCAACATTATATTGGTTAACCTGCGTAAGGATCCGCGAACGGGAAGTGTCAAAACGGAAAAGCACCTTCTGCCCAAAGGTGGTCTTTTCAATGTGCTTTCGTCGCCGCACATGTTCCTCGAGGTGGTCATGTACTTCTGCATCGCCGATCTCTACATGCCAGTAAGAATTTGGCGACTAATCTTCCTCTGGGTGGCCAGCAATCAAACGATCAATGCTCTGCTAACACACAAGTGGTACCGGGAAACATTCAGGGAATATCCAAAGAACCGACGTGCTATTATTCCGTTCCTGCTCTGA
- the LOC120458002 gene encoding epsilon-sarcoglycan isoform X4: MKFLNSIVAVLALICNEVAGLKLQANVGELFTYKIEPQLFNWTHQVISQQFRYRPSLKNYPDLPSWMRYMYSHEYHAGFLYGTPPASAAGKDLSLDVVALNRQNYETRRVVVSMFVAHKFPTPNVVQMKINNLNWVHLMDPGRRENLRNIFRNDLWPNSKEDLSVVFMESAVNMGGRLPLRPQQREGVIVHVGSFAQFSPRLQELQEEVRPLYKLPSCTYKRTSVQKIFENVGFKLDWCAFRMVGMESPTEILFHSGKQNEQQMAEEDKGHRHEDRWLGISREDVPVRNYIDEFAFAFAIPGMILAILIGMLSAVLCFQHEKFSSNSDYPMASTVQMVQCSDSMSNQPITTLKSLKDPNFLLDNTSMRSQSPNNSLYQLDCGNSSIYARPKPPPYKGGTLGRNGVDI; encoded by the exons atgaaGTTTTTAAACTCAATTGTGGCCGTATTAGCTTTAATCTGCAACGAAGTGGCGGGCCTAAAGTTGCAGGCAAATGTTGGGGAGCTCTTCACCTACAAAATCGAACCGCAACTCTTTAACTGGACACACCAGGTCATCAGCCAGCAGTTTCGCTACAGACCCTCCCTGAAGAATTACCCCGATTTGCCCAGTTGGATGCGATATATGTATAGCCACGAATACCACGCCGGTTTCCTATACGGAACTCCTCCGGCATCGGCGGCTGGCAAGGATCTGAGTCTGGATGTGGTGGCCCTTAATCGCCAGAATTACGAAACCCGACGTGTTGTGGTCTCGATGTTTGTGGCCCACAAGTTTCCCACTCCCAATGTGGTGCAGATGAAGATAAACAACCTGAATTGGGTGCACCTAATGGATCCCGGTAGAAGGGAGAATTTACGCAATATATTCCGCAACGATTTGTGGCCGAATAGCAAAGAGGATTTGAGTGTGGTCTTCATGGAGTCGGCTGTGAATATGGGAGGACGACTTCCGCTGCGACCCCAGCAACGCGAGGG GGTGATTGTCCATGTGGGCAGCTTTGCGCAGTTCTCACCCAGGCTGCAGGAACTCCAGGAGGAAGTGAGGCCCCTGTACAAACTGCCCTCGTGCACCTACAAGCGCACATCCGTGCAGAAAATCTTTGAGAATGTGGGCTTCAAGCTGGACTGGTGCGCCTTTCGCATGGTGGGAATGGAATCGCCCACGGAAATCCTCTTCCACAGTGGCAAGCAAAACGAGCAGCAGATGGCGGAGGAGGATAAGGGTCATAGGCATGAGGATCGCTGGTTGGGCATCTCCAGGGAGGACGTACCCGTGCGCAATTACATCGATGAATTTGCCTTTGCCTTCGCCATTCCGGGCATGATTTTAGCCATTTTAATCGGAATGCTATCCGCTGTTTTGTGCTTCCAGCACGAGAAGTT CTCTTCCAACTCGGACTATCCCATGGCATCCACTGTGCAGATGGTCCAGTGTTCGGACAGCATGTCCAATCAACCCATAACCACATTGAAGAGCCTTAAGGATCCCAATTTTCTTCTGGACAACACTAGCATGAGATCTCAGAG TCCCAACAACAGCCTTTACCAGTTGGACTGCGGAAACTCCAGCATCTATGCCCGCCCCAAGCCGCCGCCGTACAAGGGCGGCACTTTGGGACGGAATGGAGTGGACATTTGA
- the LOC120458002 gene encoding epsilon-sarcoglycan isoform X2 — protein MKFLNSIVAVLALICNEVAGLKLQANVGELFTYKIEPQLFNWTHQVISQQFRYRPSLKNYPDLPSWMRYMYSHEYHAGFLYGTPPASAAGKDLSLDVVALNRQNYETRRVVVSMFVAHKFPTPNVVQMKINNLNWVHLMDPGRRENLRNIFRNDLWPNSKEDLSVVFMESAVNMGGRLPLRPQQREGVIVHVGSFAQFSPRLQELQEEVRPLYKLPSCTYKRTSVQKIFENVGFKLDWCAFRMVGMESPTEILFHSGKQNEQQMAEEDKGHRHEDRWLGISREDVPVRNYIDEFAFAFAIPGMILAILIGMLSAVLCFQHEKFYDPHSEFFFANIFHICEESCAQSASSDSGADDGSESSSNSDYPMASTVQMVQCSDSMSNQPITTLKSLKDPNFLLDNTSMRSQSPNNSLYQLDCGNSSIYARPKPPPYKGGTLGRNGVDI, from the exons atgaaGTTTTTAAACTCAATTGTGGCCGTATTAGCTTTAATCTGCAACGAAGTGGCGGGCCTAAAGTTGCAGGCAAATGTTGGGGAGCTCTTCACCTACAAAATCGAACCGCAACTCTTTAACTGGACACACCAGGTCATCAGCCAGCAGTTTCGCTACAGACCCTCCCTGAAGAATTACCCCGATTTGCCCAGTTGGATGCGATATATGTATAGCCACGAATACCACGCCGGTTTCCTATACGGAACTCCTCCGGCATCGGCGGCTGGCAAGGATCTGAGTCTGGATGTGGTGGCCCTTAATCGCCAGAATTACGAAACCCGACGTGTTGTGGTCTCGATGTTTGTGGCCCACAAGTTTCCCACTCCCAATGTGGTGCAGATGAAGATAAACAACCTGAATTGGGTGCACCTAATGGATCCCGGTAGAAGGGAGAATTTACGCAATATATTCCGCAACGATTTGTGGCCGAATAGCAAAGAGGATTTGAGTGTGGTCTTCATGGAGTCGGCTGTGAATATGGGAGGACGACTTCCGCTGCGACCCCAGCAACGCGAGGG GGTGATTGTCCATGTGGGCAGCTTTGCGCAGTTCTCACCCAGGCTGCAGGAACTCCAGGAGGAAGTGAGGCCCCTGTACAAACTGCCCTCGTGCACCTACAAGCGCACATCCGTGCAGAAAATCTTTGAGAATGTGGGCTTCAAGCTGGACTGGTGCGCCTTTCGCATGGTGGGAATGGAATCGCCCACGGAAATCCTCTTCCACAGTGGCAAGCAAAACGAGCAGCAGATGGCGGAGGAGGATAAGGGTCATAGGCATGAGGATCGCTGGTTGGGCATCTCCAGGGAGGACGTACCCGTGCGCAATTACATCGATGAATTTGCCTTTGCCTTCGCCATTCCGGGCATGATTTTAGCCATTTTAATCGGAATGCTATCCGCTGTTTTGTGCTTCCAGCACGAGAAGTT TTACGATCCGCATTCTGAGTTTTTCTTTGCCAACATTTTCCACATCTGCGAAGAGTCCTGTGCGCAAAGCGCGTCAAGCGATTCTGGGGCGGATGATGGTTCCGAGAG CTCTTCCAACTCGGACTATCCCATGGCATCCACTGTGCAGATGGTCCAGTGTTCGGACAGCATGTCCAATCAACCCATAACCACATTGAAGAGCCTTAAGGATCCCAATTTTCTTCTGGACAACACTAGCATGAGATCTCAGAG TCCCAACAACAGCCTTTACCAGTTGGACTGCGGAAACTCCAGCATCTATGCCCGCCCCAAGCCGCCGCCGTACAAGGGCGGCACTTTGGGACGGAATGGAGTGGACATTTGA
- the LOC120458002 gene encoding epsilon-sarcoglycan isoform X1, whose translation MKFLNSIVAVLALICNEVAGLKLQANVGELFTYKIEPQLFNWTHQVISQQFRYRPSLKNYPDLPSWMRYMYSHEYHAGFLYGTPPASAAGKDLSLDVVALNRQNYETRRVVVSMFVAHKFPTPNVVQMKINNLNWVHLMDPGRRENLRNIFRNDLWPNSKEDLSVVFMESAVNMGGRLPLRPQQREGVIVHVGSFAQFSPRLQELQEEVRPLYKLPSCTYKRTSVQKIFENVGFKLDWCAFRMVGMESPTEILFHSGKQNEQQMAEEDKGHRHEDRWLGISREDVPVRNYIDEFAFAFAIPGMILAILIGMLSAVLCFQHEKFYDPHSEFFFANIFHICEESCAQSASSDSGADDGSESSSNSDYPMASTVQMVQCSDSMSNQPITTLKSLKDPNFLLDNTSMRSQRWGCIHISIIALMSKYLFVYCSPNNSLYQLDCGNSSIYARPKPPPYKGGTLGRNGVDI comes from the exons atgaaGTTTTTAAACTCAATTGTGGCCGTATTAGCTTTAATCTGCAACGAAGTGGCGGGCCTAAAGTTGCAGGCAAATGTTGGGGAGCTCTTCACCTACAAAATCGAACCGCAACTCTTTAACTGGACACACCAGGTCATCAGCCAGCAGTTTCGCTACAGACCCTCCCTGAAGAATTACCCCGATTTGCCCAGTTGGATGCGATATATGTATAGCCACGAATACCACGCCGGTTTCCTATACGGAACTCCTCCGGCATCGGCGGCTGGCAAGGATCTGAGTCTGGATGTGGTGGCCCTTAATCGCCAGAATTACGAAACCCGACGTGTTGTGGTCTCGATGTTTGTGGCCCACAAGTTTCCCACTCCCAATGTGGTGCAGATGAAGATAAACAACCTGAATTGGGTGCACCTAATGGATCCCGGTAGAAGGGAGAATTTACGCAATATATTCCGCAACGATTTGTGGCCGAATAGCAAAGAGGATTTGAGTGTGGTCTTCATGGAGTCGGCTGTGAATATGGGAGGACGACTTCCGCTGCGACCCCAGCAACGCGAGGG GGTGATTGTCCATGTGGGCAGCTTTGCGCAGTTCTCACCCAGGCTGCAGGAACTCCAGGAGGAAGTGAGGCCCCTGTACAAACTGCCCTCGTGCACCTACAAGCGCACATCCGTGCAGAAAATCTTTGAGAATGTGGGCTTCAAGCTGGACTGGTGCGCCTTTCGCATGGTGGGAATGGAATCGCCCACGGAAATCCTCTTCCACAGTGGCAAGCAAAACGAGCAGCAGATGGCGGAGGAGGATAAGGGTCATAGGCATGAGGATCGCTGGTTGGGCATCTCCAGGGAGGACGTACCCGTGCGCAATTACATCGATGAATTTGCCTTTGCCTTCGCCATTCCGGGCATGATTTTAGCCATTTTAATCGGAATGCTATCCGCTGTTTTGTGCTTCCAGCACGAGAAGTT TTACGATCCGCATTCTGAGTTTTTCTTTGCCAACATTTTCCACATCTGCGAAGAGTCCTGTGCGCAAAGCGCGTCAAGCGATTCTGGGGCGGATGATGGTTCCGAGAG CTCTTCCAACTCGGACTATCCCATGGCATCCACTGTGCAGATGGTCCAGTGTTCGGACAGCATGTCCAATCAACCCATAACCACATTGAAGAGCCTTAAGGATCCCAATTTTCTTCTGGACAACACTAGCATGAGATCTCAGAGGTGGGGCTGTATTCATATCTCAATCATTGCACTCATGTCTAAATATCTATTTGTTTATTGCAGTCCCAACAACAGCCTTTACCAGTTGGACTGCGGAAACTCCAGCATCTATGCCCGCCCCAAGCCGCCGCCGTACAAGGGCGGCACTTTGGGACGGAATGGAGTGGACATTTGA
- the LOC120458002 gene encoding epsilon-sarcoglycan isoform X3, which translates to MKFLNSIVAVLALICNEVAGLKLQANVGELFTYKIEPQLFNWTHQVISQQFRYRPSLKNYPDLPSWMRYMYSHEYHAGFLYGTPPASAAGKDLSLDVVALNRQNYETRRVVVSMFVAHKFPTPNVVQMKINNLNWVHLMDPGRRENLRNIFRNDLWPNSKEDLSVVFMESAVNMGGRLPLRPQQREGVIVHVGSFAQFSPRLQELQEEVRPLYKLPSCTYKRTSVQKIFENVGFKLDWCAFRMVGMESPTEILFHSGKQNEQQMAEEDKGHRHEDRWLGISREDVPVRNYIDEFAFAFAIPGMILAILIGMLSAVLCFQHEKFSSNSDYPMASTVQMVQCSDSMSNQPITTLKSLKDPNFLLDNTSMRSQRWGCIHISIIALMSKYLFVYCSPNNSLYQLDCGNSSIYARPKPPPYKGGTLGRNGVDI; encoded by the exons atgaaGTTTTTAAACTCAATTGTGGCCGTATTAGCTTTAATCTGCAACGAAGTGGCGGGCCTAAAGTTGCAGGCAAATGTTGGGGAGCTCTTCACCTACAAAATCGAACCGCAACTCTTTAACTGGACACACCAGGTCATCAGCCAGCAGTTTCGCTACAGACCCTCCCTGAAGAATTACCCCGATTTGCCCAGTTGGATGCGATATATGTATAGCCACGAATACCACGCCGGTTTCCTATACGGAACTCCTCCGGCATCGGCGGCTGGCAAGGATCTGAGTCTGGATGTGGTGGCCCTTAATCGCCAGAATTACGAAACCCGACGTGTTGTGGTCTCGATGTTTGTGGCCCACAAGTTTCCCACTCCCAATGTGGTGCAGATGAAGATAAACAACCTGAATTGGGTGCACCTAATGGATCCCGGTAGAAGGGAGAATTTACGCAATATATTCCGCAACGATTTGTGGCCGAATAGCAAAGAGGATTTGAGTGTGGTCTTCATGGAGTCGGCTGTGAATATGGGAGGACGACTTCCGCTGCGACCCCAGCAACGCGAGGG GGTGATTGTCCATGTGGGCAGCTTTGCGCAGTTCTCACCCAGGCTGCAGGAACTCCAGGAGGAAGTGAGGCCCCTGTACAAACTGCCCTCGTGCACCTACAAGCGCACATCCGTGCAGAAAATCTTTGAGAATGTGGGCTTCAAGCTGGACTGGTGCGCCTTTCGCATGGTGGGAATGGAATCGCCCACGGAAATCCTCTTCCACAGTGGCAAGCAAAACGAGCAGCAGATGGCGGAGGAGGATAAGGGTCATAGGCATGAGGATCGCTGGTTGGGCATCTCCAGGGAGGACGTACCCGTGCGCAATTACATCGATGAATTTGCCTTTGCCTTCGCCATTCCGGGCATGATTTTAGCCATTTTAATCGGAATGCTATCCGCTGTTTTGTGCTTCCAGCACGAGAAGTT CTCTTCCAACTCGGACTATCCCATGGCATCCACTGTGCAGATGGTCCAGTGTTCGGACAGCATGTCCAATCAACCCATAACCACATTGAAGAGCCTTAAGGATCCCAATTTTCTTCTGGACAACACTAGCATGAGATCTCAGAGGTGGGGCTGTATTCATATCTCAATCATTGCACTCATGTCTAAATATCTATTTGTTTATTGCAGTCCCAACAACAGCCTTTACCAGTTGGACTGCGGAAACTCCAGCATCTATGCCCGCCCCAAGCCGCCGCCGTACAAGGGCGGCACTTTGGGACGGAATGGAGTGGACATTTGA